A stretch of Miscanthus floridulus cultivar M001 chromosome 13, ASM1932011v1, whole genome shotgun sequence DNA encodes these proteins:
- the LOC136500718 gene encoding disease resistance protein RPM1-like, translating to MKKIAEKPQRLFSLDEIASEIKRIKQELKQLSESRDRWTKPLDGGTDIPAGSYETEKEIYLPGHDYSISDEELAGIDKNKQTLISSLSIEDPSLRIIAVWGMGGIGKSTLVNNVYKNEGSNFDCRAWVSISQSYKLEDVWKKMLTDLVGKDKKAFDPGTMDSAELRVQLIKTLDKKWYLTILDDVWTADVLFRIKEVLVDNGLGSRVIITTRIEEVASIAEDSCKIKVEPLGDHDSWHVFCRKAFPKVENYICPPELLQCGKNIVEKCDGLPLALVAIGSILSLRPKNVDEWKLFYDQLIWELHSNENLNHVEKIINLSYKYLPDYLKNCFLYCAMFPEDYLIHRKRLIRLWIAEGFIEQKGTCSLEDIAESYLRELVRRSMLHVAQRNSFGRIKCIRMHDLVPELAIFQSKREGFSTTYDGNNEAMLVGSDSRRVAVLQCSKGIPSNIDASRLRTFITFDTSRASSLWYSSISSKPKYLTVLDLSGLPIETIPSSIGELFNLRLLCLDDTKVKELPKSITKLQNLQTLSIENAQLVKFPEGFSKLKKLRHLLVSRLHDVTFNSFKLWEAIEPFKGLWSLIELQTLWAIKASEVFVAKLGNLSQLRSLAICDVRSNYCAQLCGSLSKMRQLSSLMIEACNEDELLQLDDLTFPNPLQNLILVGRLSEGTLTSPFFLNHGNGLLRLMLHYSQLSESSVPHLSKLSNLTKLSLVRAYTGQELYFQADWFLNLKELYLKNLPHLNQIGIQKGGLASLERLTMHCLPELREVPVGVRYLESLNTVTFVDMHPDFASSIQPYTYGTTA from the coding sequence ATGAAGAAAATAGCCGAGAAACCTCAACGTCTGTTTTCACTAGATGAAATTGCTAGTGAAATTAAGAGAATAAAGCAAGAGCTTAAACAACTATCTGAAAGTAGGGACCGCTGGACTAAACCCTTAGATGGTGGGACTGATATACCTGCAGGAAGCTATGAAACTGAAAAAGAAATATATCTTCCTGGACATGATTACTCAATCAGTGACGAGGAGCTTGCGGGAATTGATAAAAATAAGCAAAccttgattagttcattatcaaTTGAAGATCCATCACTTCGGATCATTGCTGTCTGGGGTATGGGTGGCATTGGAAAAAGCACTCTTGTCAACAATGTGTACAAAAATGAAGGGTCCAACTTTGATTGCCGTGCATGGGTTTCTATCTCTCAGTCATATAAACTAGAAGATGTATGGAAGAAAATGCTGACAGATCTCGTCGGGAAAGATAAGAAAGCATTTGATCCTGGAACAATGGATAGTGCAGAACTAAGAGTGCAATTGATAAAAACTCTAGATAAAAAATGGTACTTGACCATACTGGATGATGTCTGGACGGCTGATGTTCTTTTCAGAATTAAAGAGGTTCTTGTAGATAATGGCCTTGGAAGTAGAGTAATAATCACAACAAGAATTGAGGAGGTAGCTTCAATAGCTGAGGATAGTTGTAAGATTAAAGTAGAACCTCTTGGTGACCATGATTCCTGGCATGTATTTTGTAGGAAGGCATTTCCGAAAGTTGAAAATTATATCTGCCCTCCAGAGTTACTTCAGTGTGGTAAAAACATTGTGGAGAAATGTGATGGTTTGCCATTAGCCCTTGTGGCAATAGGAAGCATATTGTCGCTAAGACCGAAGAATGTTGATGAGTGGAAGCTATTTTATGATCAGCTTATTTGGGAGCTACACAGCAATGAGAACCTTAATCACGTGGAGAAAATCATAAATCTAAGCTATAAATACCTACCAGACTATTTGAAGAACTGCTTCCTGTATTGTGCTATGTTTCCAGAAGATTATCTGATACACAGAAAGAGATTGATTAGATTGTGGATAGCTGAAGGATTTATTGAACAAAAAGGGACATGCAGCTTAGAAGACATTGCTGAAAGTTATCTTAGAGAACTTGTACGACGGAGCATGCTTCACGTTGCGCAGAGAAACAGCTTTGGTAGGATTAAATGTATTCGTATGCATGATCTTGTGCCTGAACTAGCCATTTTCCAATCTAAAAGAGAGGGTTTCAGTACAACTTATGATGGAAATAATGAAGCAATGCTAGTGGGATCAGATTCTCGACGAGTGGCTGTGCTCCAATGCAGCAAGGGCAttccatcaaacattgatgcatccAGGCTTCGCACCTTCATAACCTTTGACACCAGCAGGGCATCATCTTTGTGGTATTCTTCTATTTCCTCCAAACCGAAGTACCTCACAGTATTAGACTTATCAGGCTTGCCTATTGAGACCATTCCTAGTtcaattggggagctattcaaccttaGGCTTTTGTGCCTCGATGACACCAAAGTGAAAGAACTCCCTAAATCTATTACAAAGCTTCAAAACTTACAAACATTGAGTATTGAGAATGCGCAGTTAGTGAAGTTCCCAGAAGGGTTTTCAAAACTGAAGAAATTGCGACATCTTCTGGTTTCACGGTTGCATGATGTAACTTTCaacagtttcaaactttgggaaGCTATCGAACCATTTAAGGGCTTGTGGAGTTTGATCGAACTGCAAACTCTGTGGGCCATTAAAGCAAGTGAAGTATTTGTTGCAAAACTTGGAAATTTATCCCAGCTGAGAAGCCTTGCAATTTGTGATGTAAGGAGTAATTACTGTGCACAATTGTGTGGCTCTTTGTCAAAGATGCGCCAGCTGTCATCATTAATGATAGAAGCATGCAACGAAGATGAACTGCTACAGCTGGATGATTTGACATTTCCAAATCCCCTTCAAAACCTTATATTGGTTGGACGACTTTCAGAAGGAACTTTGACATCGCCCTTTTTCTTAAATCACGGAAATGGGCTTCTTAGGCTAATGCTACATTACAGTCAGCTTTCAGAAAGTTCAGTACCACACCTCTCTAAATTGTCAAACTTGACTAAGTTATCTCTTGTACGGGCATACACCGGCCAAGAATTATACTTCCAAGCAGACTGGTTCCTGAATTTAAAGGAACTTTACTTGAAGAATTTGCCCCATCTCAATCAAATAGGCATACAGAAGGGAGGTTTGGCCAGCCTTGAACGTCTAACAATGCATTGCCTCCCGGAACTACGAGAGGTTCCAGTTGGCGTCAGATATCTCGAGTCCCTAAATACAGTAACTTTTGTTGATATGCATCCTGATTTTGCAAGCAGCATTCAACCATACACATACGGGACAACGGCATAA